A region from the Oncorhynchus keta strain PuntledgeMale-10-30-2019 chromosome 5, Oket_V2, whole genome shotgun sequence genome encodes:
- the LOC118372546 gene encoding serine-rich adhesin for platelets-like, whose protein sequence is MEGDAKVPPTPFCNPPHSEPPPHLLPLSSITPSCEDGKKPGDRRRSGRIQKTPKKQEPKDTLAESRQNTSPAKRENSVMQVSQSLSVNLMRVDPLCKQPLKKSGLDLNVASECQMSKNKDTKGSNDKAIPSSSTLTLDVNTTGKTEHDFNQSGMEADEEVDCGKSPGSPSSVKRWVIGPLFQSFKSKMASFTQIVMSPVRLFKPNSSPPEPDVDVSSASHSSHQQGPRYELTSGTVQHFEAGRGGNDPASRNQLKFSMDLKTHGTPEEDDFSLEGKQNIMPPGDAQRDTCMSNSSEKETNNNDSLPCMQRSPLLRSSIKCGSESTESQFNSCSSMSFQPPDPSSSSCGSKLSLIVQMEEQVDLTGAHRRPLRRKCVFLNEAASQSSPSAAINASEADRISSLPAEVGICEPKAKRLATKSYVEYKIWDCIDSETSSPLSSSIYNTPSESLCQADDSIKAVGLPQDRNNMLVCGSQSHMSIRKSPRKPVNTTLNNCTSVSQCLQKQIDECEGKQGYMAGSAKEVKRRCRATAFTAIKRDAEKKQRGKLMKREQCEEVTEEDTIDVALESYTLTSVEHASDVEPVQPGVGSKPCATSKSQSLKSRVLLRVSQSSTVYIETTQKPSETHVPLMEVTKDKGRGRSGRIKKKTSLTVMATSSNGSVLGHSNDSLCDNSIAASNSRGMTSALSYGDTDSSSACNMEMVTTMTTALMKENHELPVSDQHLDIKGKWPQTASKNQQKYICKKRKISPVVEVESSQNQQKCLKLNEITSEESRPVKPPKQNKSRSHNLRSTQQLGTSSGLTGVGADHLHSLKPSKVDNFHVASRSSDVTQQTLQTTAVVAVRKDAGWGAEMSGSDSSKSPKKSRNGSNKMSVSDALLVDKRFVEPLGGRKRVRGGPSTEDNAETTQSLQLNQITVEEKKRTVPWPVRTYPKCSIKLNKNIVKPSMTLQVNYVAMDSDVEVFSTASEPANLGQDKTVDQVMEEEQGKEDECSELPVPSETRLRGRGQKKKQTKAATQCRKHRPVTRKRGQEEEEERNTVIGEQMDFSSDNNTTLNKRLLRSYSCPEIPALLHHDSHWTTSLHGRILSVPRLHPALFPPVPTPPAPSRRPRRHTVSSVEIEREIAPLCLRKEVFPSKRSYSLGNPSYHLLPSVPLSTSISVWASCFLSSPLAFLSRKLRKGSLADTSSACSHDTSPSSSSISPSCSSVCHLFSSSDPCDLTSDISSASVSSLCSALSKIPLENETSQQHEEDGENVENVEDRSRFRNEFEAIGMREEKALSDSEIKLETGKYEERRKVSSIRIRKALPKPLHNLTPMGLPKPIRVKKKEFSLEEIYTNKNFTKPPERRLETIFEVPLSRRDGSHSLLGQKRMKRFVEFPEVGVARKPRKPLVGVGAGGGLPRKAVVGSPFGRPKRGGCLSSKDHPTLNLQELDSLLCSKLDQLDSWLAFDQNIC, encoded by the exons ATGGAGGGAGATGCCAAGGTTCCCCCAACCCCTTTCTGTAATCCCCCTCACAGCGAACCTCCACCccaccttctccctctttcctccatcACCCCCAG CTGTGAAGATGGCAAAAAGCCTGGTGACAGGAGGAGGAGTGGGCGCATTCAGAAGACACCGAAGAAGCAGGAGCCCAAAGACACATTGGCGGAGTCCAGACAAAATACATCCCCTGCCAAGAGGGAGAACAGTGTG ATGCAAGTGTCTCAGTCCCTGTCAGTAAACCTAATGAGAGTTGATCCCCTCTGCAAACAACCGCTAAAAAAG AGCGGTTTGGATCTCAATGTTGCATCAGAATGTCAAATGTCTAA GAACAAAGACACAAAAGGCTCAAATGACAAAGCAATTCCATCCTCTTCAACATTAACTTTAGATGTAAATACTACTGGCAAGACTGAACATGATTTCAACCAATCAGGCATGGAGGCGGATGAAGAGGTTGACTGTGGAAAGTCCCCTGGAAGCCCGAGCTCTGTGAAGCGATGGGTGATTGGCCCTTTGTTTCAGTCATTTAAATCCAAGATGGCCAGTTTCACACAGATTGTCATGAGTCCCGTCCGACTTTTCAAACCCAATAGCTCCCCACCTGAACCAGATGTAGACGTCTCCTCTGCCTCTCATAGTTCTCACCAACAAGGACCTAGGTACGAGCTAACCTCTGGCACAGTGCAACACTTTGAAGCTGGAAGAGGAGGAAATGACCCTGCCTCTCGTAATCAATTAAAGTTCAGCATGGATCTAAAAACCCACGGCACTCCAGAAGAGGATGACTTTTCTCTTGAGGGGAAACAAAATATAATGCCACCTGGAGATGCGCAAAGGGACACCTGTATGTCAAACAGCTCAGAAAAGGAGACCAATAATAATGATTCATTACCTTGTATGCAGCGTAGTCCTCTACTCAGAAGCAGTATCAAGTGTGGTTCTGAATCAACGGAGTCCCAGTTCAACTCATGCTCTTCCATGTCCTTTCAACCCCCTGACCCCTCAAGTTCCTCATGTGGGTCCAAGCTGTCTCTCATTGTTCAAATGGAGGAGCAGGTGGATTTGACAGGAGCTCACCGGAGACCATTGCGCCGAAAATGTGTTTTTCTAAATGAAGCTGCATCACAGAGCAGTCCCTCTGCTGCAATTAACGCATCTGAAGCAGACCGCATCTCTAGTTTGCCAGCTGAAGTAGGAATCTGTGAGCCCAAGGCTAAACGGCTTGCCACAAAATCGTATGTAGAGTACAAAATCTGGGACTGTATTGACAGTGAAACATCTAGTCCATTATCATCCTCTATCTACAATACCCCTTCTGAGAGTTTATGCCAGGCAGATGACAGCATAAAAGCTGTTGGTCTGCCTCAAGACCGAAACAACATGTTGGTGTGTGGTTCCCAGTCACATATGTCTATCCGGAAAAGCCCCAGAAAACCTGTAAACACAACACTGAACAACTGtacctcagtcagtcagtgtcttcAAAAGCAGATAGATGAGTGTGAAGGAAAGCAAGGCTATATGGCAGGCTCGGCAAAGGAAGTTAAGAGGAGATGCAGAGCAACTGCTTTTACAGCGAtcaagagagatgcagagaaaaAGCAAAGAGGGAAACTGATGAAAAGAGAGCAATGTGAAGAGGTCACAGAAGAAGACACGATAGATGTTGCGTTAGAAAGTTACACATTAACATCAGTAGAGCACGCAAGTGACGTAGAACCTGTCCAGCCGGGGGTTGGATCAAAACCGTGTGCAACTTCTAAATCTCAGTCTCTTAAAAGTAGGGTGCTGCTTCGGGTTAGCCAGAGTTCTACCGTATACATTGAAACCACTCAAAAACCCTCTGAAACACATGTACCTCTGATGGAGGTGACTAAGGACAAAGGTAGAGGTCGAAGTGGGCGTATTAAGAAAAAGACATCTCTCACAGTAATGGCCACTTCAAGTAATGGGAGTGTGCTAGGGCACAGTAATGACAGTTTGTGTGACAACAGCATAGCAGCCAGCAATAGTAGGGGTATGACCAGTGCCTTGAGTTATGGTGACACTGACTCTAGTTCAGCATGTAATATGGAAATGGTAACTACCATGACAACTGCTTTGATGAAAGAAAATCATGAACTGCCTGTCTCTGATCAGCACTTGGATATCAAGGGGAAGTGGCCTCAAACGGCATCCAAAAATCAGCAAAAATACATCTGTAAGAAGAGGAAGATTTCACCAGTGGTTGAAGTAGAGTCATCTCAAAATCAACAAAAGTGTCTGAAGTTGAATGAGATCACTTCAGAAGAGAGTCGTCCAGTAAAACCACCGAAACAAAATAAATCCAGGTCTCATAACTTACGCTCAACCCAACAGCTTGGCACGTCTTCAGGGCTGACTGGTGTTGGTGCCGATCACTTGCACTCTTTGAAGCCCAGCAAAGTTGACAATTTCCATGTAGCTTCTAGATCTTCAGATGTTACACAACAGACATTACAGACTACCGCAGTGGTGGCTGTCCGCAAAGACGCAGGTTGGGGAGCAGAAATGAGTGGGTCTGACTCTAGCAAGAGCCCAAAGAAGAGTCGGAATGGATCTAATAAAATGTCTGTCAGTGATGCGTTACTGGTGGATAAGAGGTTTGTGGAACCCCTTGGTGGACGTAAGAGAGTCAGGGGAGGTCCGTCCACAGAGGACAATGCCGAGACAACTCAGTCCCTGCAACTTAATCAAATAACAGTTGAAGAAAAAAAGAGAACTGTGCCATGGCCTGTGCGAACTTATCCCAAATGTTCAATCaagctgaacaaaaatatagtgAAACCTTCTATGACTTTGCAAGTAAATTATGTGGCAATGGACTCTGATGTAGAAGTGTTTTCCACTGCCTCTGAACCAGCTAACCTTGGCCAGGACAAGACTGTTGAccaggtgatggaggaggagcaggggaaggaggatgAGTGTTCTGAACTGCCTGTACCCTCTGAGACGAGGCTCAGGGGGAGGGGGCAAAAAAAGAAGCAAACGAAAGCAGCGACTCAATGTAGGAAGCACAGGCCTGTGACTAGGAAGAGGGggcaggaagaagaggaggagagaaatactGTGATTGGTGAGCAGATGGACTTTTCATCAGATAACAACACCACCCTGAACAAGCGTCTGTTGCGCAGCTACTCCTGCCCAGAGATCCCTGCTCTCCTCCACCATGACAGCCACTGGACCACCTCTCTGCATGGCAGGATCCTCTCCGTACCCCGGCTCCACCCCGCCCTCTTTCctcctgtccccactcctccCGCACCGTCCAGACGTCCACGCCGTCATACTGTCTCTAGTGTGGAAATTGAGCGGGAGATAGCTCCGTTATGCCTGCGTAAAGAGGTGTTCCCTTCAAAAAGGTCCTATTCATTGGGCAACCCGTCCTACCACCTGTTACCCAGTGTGCCACTCTCCACTTCCATCTCTGTCTGGGCCTCCTGCTTCCTGTCAAGCCCCCTGGCCTTCCTCTCCAGGAAATTGCGAAAAGGAAGTCTAGCTGACACTAGTAGTGCTTGCAGTCATGATACCTCCCCTTCATCCTCTTCCATTTCACCATCCTGCTCTTCTGTATGTCACCTGTTCTCCAGTTCTGACCCCTGTGACCTGACATCAGACATATCCTCTGCTTCAGTCTCCTCCCTTTGCAG TGCATTGTCAAAGATTCCCTTGGAGAATGAGACAAGCCAGcagcatgaggaggatggggagaatGTGGAGAATGTGGAGGACAGAAGCCGTTTCAGGAATGAGTTCGAAGCCatagggatgagagaggaaaAAGCATTGTCAGATTCTGAAATTAAG TTGGAAACCGGCAAATATGAGGAACGAAGGAAAGTGTCATCCATTCGAATTCGCAAAGCCTTACCCAAACCCCTCCACAACCTCACACCCATGGGCCTGCCCAAGCCTATCAG GGTGAAGAAGAAGGAGTTCAGTTTGGAGGAAATCTACACTAATAAAAACTTCACCAAGCCCCCTGAAAG ACGGCTGGAGACCATATTTGAGGTGCCACTCAGTCGACGCGATGGGTCTCATTCCCTCCTTGGTCAGAAGCGCATGAAGCGTTTTGTGGAATTCCCAGAGGTTGGTGTGGCCAGAAAGCCAAGGAAGCCACTTGTTGGTGTTGGGGCAGGGGGTGGTTTACCCAGGAAAGCTGTGGTTGGCTCTCCTTTTGGAAGGCCCAAGCGTGGGGGTTGCCTCTCTTCTAAAGATCACCCCACCCTCAATCTGCAGGAGCTTGATTCACTTCTTTGCTCCAAGCTTGACCAGCTGGATTCCTGGTTAGCTTTTGACCAGAATATCTGTTGA